The genomic segment CGCGCCGGAGCTGCCGCCGGAAACCGGGCATAACGATACTTCTTTTGGGTGGGGCGTTGCACCTCCGGGCGGGTTGTGCTAGAGTGGCGCTTTGATTTCACTGCGGTATTTGTTGGTATTACAGCTTGCCTTCTTCTCCCGCGCCTGGCCGTTGCAGGGCTCCGGCGCGGCGCCGGGCTCCTGCCGGGCGTGAAGGCGAACCAGGAGATGTACGGATGCAAGGGATACTCAGGTGCGCGCTCGCGCTGTCGATCATCGCGCCGCTGGCGGGCGCGGCGGACCTGGCCGGCTCGCAGATAACACTGAAGGCCGGCGATACGAAGGTGCTGAACGCGCCGCTGGCGCTACCCTACGAGGGCGCCGCGCCGGAGGGCCGGGTCCTGGTGGAGGAAATGAAGACCGGCAAGGTATTCCCGGCCACGGTTCGGAATGGCGAGTTCGTATTCATTCCCGAAGGGGCCATGCCGGGCACGGAACACACGTACACCGTCAAGGTCGAGGAGGCGACGCCCTCCATCGCGCCGCGCGTGGTGGTGAAACAACAGGGCGAGAAGCCCATTGTGGATGTATTCATCGACGATGTCCATTTCACGAGCTACCACTATACGAATGAGTGGAAGAAGCCGTTCCTCTGGCCCGTCAACGCGGAGGGCCAGGTTGGCGTCACGCGCGACTGGCCGATGGGCGAGCAGGAGGGCGACAAAGGCAAGGACCACCCGCACCACAAGTCGTTTTACGCGGCCTACGGCGAGATCAGCCTCGTGAATGGGCGGGACGGCGCCGATCCGGAGATCTGGGACTGCTGGGCGGAGGGCGCCAATTCGGGCTTTCAGCACAGCGGCGAAGTGACCTTCGGTTCGGGCGACGCCTACGGCTGGGTCCGCGCCACGAACGTCTGGACGGATAAGAACCATAACCCGCTGCTGACCGAGGAGCGGGAGTACCGCTTTTACGCCACGCCGGAGAGCGGGCGGCTTGTGGACTGCTTCCTGACTTTTAAAGCCGACCGCGGCGCGGTTATGTTTCACGACACGAAAGAGGGCGGCATGGTCGCGATCCGGATGCGCCCGGAGCTTTCCTACGACAACGGCGTGATCACGAACGCGCTTGGGGATGTGGGCGAGGAAACGCTCTGGGGCAAGCCCGCCGCCTGGTGCGACTACTCGGGTGAACTGCCGGGCGTGGGCTGGCGCGGCCTGGCCGTGTTTGACCACCCGACGAACCTGCGCCATCCGACCAGCTGGCACGTGCGCAATTACGGGCTCATGGGGGCGAACCCCTTCGGGTACTCCTACTTCAAGGACAAGGAGCACAACCAGGGCCTCCTCCCCATGGAGAACGGCGACTATCTGATCAACAACAACGAGACGCTGTCGTTCAAGCACCGGGTCTACGTGCACAGCGGGAACGTGGAGCAGGCGGCGGTGGGCGACCGGTACGCGGATTTCGCGACGCCGCCCGCGGTGGCCTGGGTGAAATAGCACGACGACCCGCGGCCGTTTTGCTCGATAAACTCAAAGGCCCTTCCGGACAGGCCGGGAGGGCCTTTTTGCGTCTGGGTGGGAACGCGATTCCGCGCGCGGATTCAGCGATCTTCGAGCAGGGCGCGCACGCCGACCGTGACCGGGAACTGACTGCCAAACGGCAGCGACTCAACGTGGCCGTCCAGGTAGAGCACGTTTGCGCTTTCCGGGTCGCTTCCAAAAACCCGGGCGCCGGTGGTTTCGAACATGATGGGAATTCTCGCCCGGGTTCGCGATGCGGCTTGCGGGTCGGACCGATCGGTGACAAAGAAATACTCGATGTCCCTCTTGAGACGCCGGAGCACGCGATCCGCCGTCTCCAGGTCTCCCGTCAGCTCGGGTGGGGGCGCGCCCTCCACCAGCGATTTAAACGCGGCGAGGGCGCTCTCGTCGAGCAGTACATACCCGGTGTACACATACGAGCGGGCCAGCAGCCGGTGGGCGGTGTCGAAGTCCGGCGGGCTCTTCGACAGCGCGTCCCGCATCGCCTTCACGAGCGCGGGGTCGTTCAGGCTCGGCCGGACCAGGAGCGCCGGGTCCTGAATGTAGTGCGGGAAAAGGAGGCGCAGATCGGGGACCCATGCGCCAGGGACGTCCGCCGCCATGGGCGGGAAGGCCTGGCCTGGCGCCGACTGGCTGTATTCAATCAGCGCCTGTCCGATGGCCTCGAGGTTTTCCCGCGCGGCCGCCACCCGGGCGGCCTGGATGGAGCGGGAGATCGTGGGGACGAGGATCACGGCGATGATCGCCAGGATGAAAATGGGGACAGTCACCTGCATGAAGCGGAAGCCCCACGTGGCGATTCGCTCCTCCTGCGCTTCCTGGCCGGCCCGGAGATGGGCCTCCGTATCCTCGGTAAGGGAAGAAGGCGCCAGGAAATTGGGTAACCGGCGGAACGCCCGCCAAGCCGCGCGCTCTTCATCGCGGACGCGCTGGCTGGCCTCATTGGTTTCCAGGGCCGCATCGAGCTTGCGCGCGCGCGCGGCGGAGAGCAGGCCGAGCTGTTGCCGGCGGATCCTGTCGCGCGCGCCGCGCGGCGTTTGACCGGAATCGGCCGGCGCACCGTTAAGCTGGCTGGCCAGCGCCGCTAGAGCCCGTAGCTGGAGGCGCGCGGCGGCCCGGCGCGATACGTGGAGGCATTTTGCGCGCGCGGCCGGCGTGAAATCCGCTGTCGCGGCCAGCAGGATGGCCGCGCGCTCGCGGGGCGTAAGGGCTTTGAGCGCTTCCACGAGCCGGGGCGTTTCCTCGGGCGGAACAGCAGTGGTATCCGGCGGCGCGCCGTCCCATTGAGACCACTTGCGGTCTGGATCGCGGTCCAGGCCCCCTTTCAGAATATTGTCCCACGTGGCGCGCCGCATCTGGCTGCGGCGCTGGACCTGGTCCAGGTAGCGTTGCGTTGCGTGCCGGTACACCCAGACATCGGGCGCGCCCGATTTGCGGACCCGGGGAAGGTTTGTGTACACCGACATCATTGTCTGTTGGAAAAGTTGCGCCGCGGTGTCCGGATCGCCGGAGAGCCAGTAGAGATAGTTGAAAAGGGGGCCCTGGAAATAGGCGACGAACTCCCGGCACGTTGTGGGGTCGCCTTTGCGCATCGCTGCGAGCAGCGGGGCGGCGTCGCGTTGGGGGCAATCGGGCGCCTGTTCTTGCGTCGTCATCGGATCCATGTGCGGTTGGGCCACGGTTTCTTGCCGGGCGAACGCTGTACCGCCCGGAGGGGCTCAATGTATCAAAGCGGGCGGGGAAGTTTCACGCGGCCGATCTTGTGCGCGCGGTTTGCGAGGCGGGTCGCATCCCGGCGGGCAGAATGAACACGTTCAATGGGGTCTATCTCCAACGTTGTCACTCCCAGGCAGATCGGGAGCCCCGCCTGGCGGTTTGGCCCTACTTGAACCTGTGATTACGCGTGGCCCCGGGTCTTCAGCAGCTTGTACTCGATGCTGTCAACCAGCGCCCGGTAGGACGCCGAGATGATATTCTCGGAAACGCCCACCGTGCTCCACGCGCCATCCGGGTCGCTGGACTCAATCAAGACGCGGGTTTTCGCCCGGGTCGCATGCTGGCCATCCAGGATCCGGACCTTGTAATCATCGAGGTGCACCCCGCACAGTTCGGGGTAAATCGGTTCCAGACTCTTCCTAAGCGCCTGGTTAAGCGCGTCGACGGGCCCATCGCCCTCGGAGACGGTATGCAGGACTTCGCCGCCGGGCAGGCGGAGCTTTACGGTGCCCTCGGACTGTGTCGTCTCGCCGTGCTCGGCGCTGTGGTTGATGTGCGTGTGGAAGGCGAGTGTGGTGAAGAAGTTGCGGTGGCGTCCGGTTGCCTTTCGCATGACGAGCTCCAGGGATGCGTCGGCGCCCTCAAACTCGTATCCCTGGCTCTCGAGTGATTTGACCGTGTTCAAAATTTCTCTTGTCGCGGGATCATCGCGCTCGAGCGTGATTCCGAACTCGACCGCTTTTTGCATGAGACTTGATCGCCCGGAAACCTCGCTTACCGCGATATGGGTGCGGTTGCCCACCTTTTCCGGGTCGATGTGCTCGTAGCTGGCTTTTTTCTTGCGGACCGCGTCGGCGTGCATCCCGCCCTTGTGGGTGAAGGCGTCGCGGCCGATGAACGGGGCGTGGTCGCGCGGGGTCATGTTCGCGAGCTCGGCCACGAGGTGGGAGGTGTGGGTAAGCTGCTGGAGCTGCTCGGCGGTGACCACGTCGTACCCCATCTTGAGCTGTAGATTCGGGATCACGGAACACAGGTCGACATTGCCGGTGCGTTCGCCATAGCCGTTGATCGTGCCCTGGACGTGCACGGCGCCTTCGCGCACGGCGGCAAGGGTGTTGGCCACCGCGCATCCGGAGTCGTTGTGGGTGTGGATGCCGACTTGCGCTTTCGGAAGGCGCGCGCAGACCGCCCGGGTTGCTTCGGCGACGTCGTGGGGCAGGCGGCCGCCATTCGTCTCACAGAGGATCAGGACCTCGGCGCCGGCTTTCCAGCCGCACTCCAGCACGGTCAGGGCGTATTCGTTGTCCTCGAAGTATCCATCGAAAAAGTGCTCGCCATCCAGAAACACCCGGCGTCCCTGCGCCCTGAGATATGCGACCGATTCCTCGACGAGCTTCAGGTTTTCGTCCAGGCTGACCCGGAGCACTTCCTGCGCGTGGGAGGGCGAGGACTTCGCGAAGATGGTGACGATTTCCGTGCCGGCGCTGAGCAGCGCCTTGATGTTTGCGTCGTCTTCCACGGCGGATTTGGGATTCCGCGTGCTTCCGAACGCGGCCATTTTGGCGTGCTTCAGGTCCATGTCGCGCGTGCGCTCGAAGAGTTCCACGGCCTTCGGGTTGGAGCCCGGCTGCCCGCCTTCGATGTAGGAAATGCCCAGCGCGTCCAGCGCCCGAACGACCTGCAGCTGGTCGTCGGATGAAAACTTCACTCCGGGGCCCTGCGCGCCGTCGCGCAGGGTCGTGTCGTACATTTCGATGCGTTGGGCCACGTCAAACTTCTCCTGGACTGGTCTCCGGGCGGCGGGGGCCGTGCGGGAGGCCTTGTTCTGGTTGGCCCGTAATCATACGACAAAGAGGGGCGAAATGGGAAATGCGGGGCGCGCCGGGGGCGGGGCGGATACCCGTTGCGCGGTGTTTACAGGAATTCTTATGGGGTTAACTAGAACGCGATCTCAGGCGCGCGTATCAGGCGCTCCACCAGCGTGTATCCCTCTTCGATGAGTACGCCGCTGGCGGCTGCCGCGCGCTCGGAATAGACGGTGTTTGTGTCCGGGCGCACCCCCGCCCCGCACAGCGCAAAGGGCACCGGTCCGCCCGCGTGGGTCTTCGTCTGAATTGTGGTGAAGTGGTCTGGCGCCACCAGAATCCGGAGGTCGGGGTGCGAATCCAGATAGGCGAGGCAGGGCGCCACAATCCGGGCGTCGAAGTCTTCAATGGCCTGAATCTTCAGGTCGGCCCTTCCCTGGTGTGCGGTCTCGTCGGGGGCTTCCAGGTGGATGTATACGAAGTCGTGATCGTCAAGGGCCTTGAGGCCGGCCTGGACCTTCCCCTCGTAGTTGGTGTCGATCCAGCCGGTGGCCCCGGGCACGTTGATGACGTCCAGCCCGGCGCAGACGCCGATGCCCTTCACCAGGTCCACGGCGGAGATGACCGCGCCGGTGATCCCGAAGCGGCTGGCGTAGCTTTCCATTTCCGGCGCCTTGCCCTGGCCCCAGAGCCAGATGGAATTCGCCGGGAGCTTGCCGTCCGCCGCGCGCCGTTTATTTACCGCAAGTTCCGGCAGAATTTCCCTGGAGCGGGCCATCATTGCGTGAATCATGGCGGCCCCATCGCCCCTGGGCAGCCAGGGCGCGACTTCCTGGTCGGTGATGTTGTGGGGCGGCTCGCATTCCATGCGCACCATCTGGTCGAGCGTGGCCGCCTCGGAGGCATCGACAATCGCGAGGTGCCGGTAGCTCACGCCGGTGTGAAAGCGAACGGGGAATTCCCGGCCCAGGGTGTCGTTGAGCACCGGAATAATCTCGGCGGCTTCCTCGGTGGGGATATGGCCGGCGGTGAAGTCCTTCATGCGGCCATCTCGCACATTGACCAGGTTGCAGCGGTAGGCCACCTGGTTATCGGCCAGCTGAATACCCTGGTT from the Candidatus Hydrogenedentota bacterium genome contains:
- the cimA gene encoding citramalate synthase, giving the protein MYDTTLRDGAQGPGVKFSSDDQLQVVRALDALGISYIEGGQPGSNPKAVELFERTRDMDLKHAKMAAFGSTRNPKSAVEDDANIKALLSAGTEIVTIFAKSSPSHAQEVLRVSLDENLKLVEESVAYLRAQGRRVFLDGEHFFDGYFEDNEYALTVLECGWKAGAEVLILCETNGGRLPHDVAEATRAVCARLPKAQVGIHTHNDSGCAVANTLAAVREGAVHVQGTINGYGERTGNVDLCSVIPNLQLKMGYDVVTAEQLQQLTHTSHLVAELANMTPRDHAPFIGRDAFTHKGGMHADAVRKKKASYEHIDPEKVGNRTHIAVSEVSGRSSLMQKAVEFGITLERDDPATREILNTVKSLESQGYEFEGADASLELVMRKATGRHRNFFTTLAFHTHINHSAEHGETTQSEGTVKLRLPGGEVLHTVSEGDGPVDALNQALRKSLEPIYPELCGVHLDDYKVRILDGQHATRAKTRVLIESSDPDGAWSTVGVSENIISASYRALVDSIEYKLLKTRGHA
- a CDS encoding PmoA family protein; translated protein: MQGILRCALALSIIAPLAGAADLAGSQITLKAGDTKVLNAPLALPYEGAAPEGRVLVEEMKTGKVFPATVRNGEFVFIPEGAMPGTEHTYTVKVEEATPSIAPRVVVKQQGEKPIVDVFIDDVHFTSYHYTNEWKKPFLWPVNAEGQVGVTRDWPMGEQEGDKGKDHPHHKSFYAAYGEISLVNGRDGADPEIWDCWAEGANSGFQHSGEVTFGSGDAYGWVRATNVWTDKNHNPLLTEEREYRFYATPESGRLVDCFLTFKADRGAVMFHDTKEGGMVAIRMRPELSYDNGVITNALGDVGEETLWGKPAAWCDYSGELPGVGWRGLAVFDHPTNLRHPTSWHVRNYGLMGANPFGYSYFKDKEHNQGLLPMENGDYLINNNETLSFKHRVYVHSGNVEQAAVGDRYADFATPPAVAWVK
- a CDS encoding cofactor-independent phosphoglycerate mutase — protein: MKYLILLGDGMADWPLPDYDNRTPIEIAKTPAMDAVVTRGLTGQFCPIPEGLPPGSDIGNLSLFGYNPRAAFRGRAPIEAANQGIQLADNQVAYRCNLVNVRDGRMKDFTAGHIPTEEAAEIIPVLNDTLGREFPVRFHTGVSYRHLAIVDASEAATLDQMVRMECEPPHNITDQEVAPWLPRGDGAAMIHAMMARSREILPELAVNKRRAADGKLPANSIWLWGQGKAPEMESYASRFGITGAVISAVDLVKGIGVCAGLDVINVPGATGWIDTNYEGKVQAGLKALDDHDFVYIHLEAPDETAHQGRADLKIQAIEDFDARIVAPCLAYLDSHPDLRILVAPDHFTTIQTKTHAGGPVPFALCGAGVRPDTNTVYSERAAAASGVLIEEGYTLVERLIRAPEIAF